In a single window of the Sphingosinicella microcystinivorans genome:
- a CDS encoding purple acid phosphatase family protein, producing the protein MLRLAALLLAAATPAAAGQAVPIPRSPGLPYAAKTLPDRIVLTAGADPSREMAVAFRTDTAQATAEAEIAPAIDGPSLGARAVRVVGSNSEIENENGKALYHQVRFTGLEPGRAYVYRVKGSAGWSEWLQFRTASAEAQPFRFLYFGDTQNNILSIASRVIRQAFHATASPALVVHAGDLVAQRDNLAHDDEWGEWTEAGGYNYSIVPQLPATGNHEYVDNELPDGTEQYVLGPHWPRQFVLPGNGAEAAKATTYFVDYQGVRFIILDGTAALELGALESQTRWLDATLAASKARWNVVLFHQPIFTCARPNDTAKLKAAWKPVFEARKVDLVLQGHDHCYSRLTAEGGKTVSAKARADGKVQGPVYLVSVTGSKMYGLNDRAGTQPDRVAEDTELYQVVDVAADRLQFRTYTASGRLYDGFDLIRHADGNRLVEIPEAAGPVRRCAGQTGPDGVPCTANAKD; encoded by the coding sequence ATGCTGCGCCTTGCCGCGCTCCTGCTCGCGGCGGCGACACCCGCCGCCGCTGGGCAGGCGGTTCCGATTCCCCGTTCGCCCGGCCTCCCCTACGCGGCGAAAACCCTGCCCGACCGCATCGTGCTGACCGCCGGTGCGGACCCGTCGCGCGAGATGGCGGTCGCGTTCCGCACCGATACGGCGCAGGCCACGGCCGAGGCGGAGATCGCGCCCGCGATCGACGGACCGTCGCTCGGCGCGCGTGCCGTCAGGGTCGTCGGCAGCAATTCGGAAATCGAGAACGAGAACGGCAAGGCGCTTTATCATCAGGTGCGCTTCACCGGGCTCGAGCCGGGGCGGGCCTACGTCTACCGCGTGAAGGGCAGTGCGGGCTGGAGCGAATGGCTCCAGTTCCGCACCGCGAGCGCGGAGGCGCAGCCGTTCCGCTTCCTCTATTTCGGCGACACCCAGAACAATATCCTCAGCATCGCCTCGCGCGTGATCCGGCAGGCGTTCCACGCGACGGCGAGCCCAGCGCTCGTCGTCCACGCCGGCGATCTCGTCGCGCAGCGCGACAATCTCGCGCATGACGACGAGTGGGGCGAGTGGACCGAGGCGGGCGGCTATAATTACAGCATCGTCCCGCAGCTCCCGGCCACCGGCAACCACGAATATGTCGACAACGAGCTGCCGGACGGCACCGAGCAATATGTGCTCGGGCCGCACTGGCCGCGCCAGTTCGTGCTGCCTGGAAACGGCGCCGAGGCGGCGAAGGCGACGACCTATTTCGTCGATTATCAGGGCGTGCGCTTCATCATCCTCGACGGCACCGCCGCGCTGGAACTCGGCGCGCTCGAAAGCCAGACGCGCTGGCTGGACGCGACGCTCGCAGCGAGCAAGGCGCGCTGGAACGTCGTGCTCTTCCACCAGCCGATCTTCACCTGCGCGCGGCCGAACGACACCGCAAAGCTGAAGGCGGCATGGAAGCCGGTGTTCGAGGCGCGGAAGGTGGACCTCGTGCTGCAGGGCCATGACCATTGCTACAGCCGCCTCACCGCGGAGGGCGGCAAGACCGTCTCCGCGAAGGCGCGCGCCGACGGCAAGGTGCAGGGGCCGGTGTATCTCGTGTCCGTCACGGGCTCCAAGATGTACGGCCTCAACGACCGCGCGGGCACGCAGCCCGACCGCGTCGCGGAGGACACCGAACTCTATCAGGTCGTCGACGTGGCGGCGGACAGGCTCCAGTTCCGTACCTATACGGCGAGCGGCCGCCTCTACGACGGCTTCGACCTCATCCGCCACGCGGACGGCAACCGCCTCGTCGAGATTCCCGAGGCCGCCGGTCCCGTGCGCCGCTGCGCGGGACAGACGGGACCGGACGGCGTACCCTGCACGGCAAACGCCAAGGACTGA
- a CDS encoding YbaN family protein, with amino-acid sequence MTCHLYLALGFVSLALGIVGAFLPLLPTTIFIIIAAYCFGRSSARLEAKILAHPKLGPPVIAWRREGAIGTRAKIAACTGMAVGYAVFHLTGNPAPLWRGLAAAGLIASALFVVTRPRPMAERETERAR; translated from the coding sequence ATGACTTGCCACCTTTACCTTGCGCTCGGCTTCGTCTCGCTGGCGCTCGGCATCGTCGGGGCGTTCCTGCCGCTGCTTCCCACCACCATCTTCATCATCATCGCCGCCTATTGCTTCGGTCGGTCGTCGGCGCGGCTGGAGGCGAAGATCCTCGCCCACCCGAAGCTGGGGCCGCCGGTGATCGCATGGCGGCGCGAGGGCGCGATCGGCACGCGCGCGAAGATCGCGGCGTGCACCGGCATGGCCGTCGGCTACGCCGTCTTCCACCTGACGGGGAACCCCGCGCCGCTGTGGCGCGGACTTGCCGCCGCCGGGCTGATCGCCTCGGCGCTCTTCGTGGTCACGCGGCCAAGGCCGATGGCGGAGCGCGAAACGGAACGGGCCCGCTAG
- a CDS encoding NAD(P)H-dependent oxidoreductase, producing MARILVIDAHPDPDPVRFCHALADTYAESAAGAGHAVERLALSGLDVPVLRTRADWEEGEASPAIRDAQAMIARADHLVILFPLWLGDVPALLKAFLEQVFRPGFAFPTGPRKPHGGLLKGKSARIVVTMGMPALFYRWVYRAHSLKSLRSNILRFVGIGPIRETLVGNVEGNAGNRTGALALMRKLGADAA from the coding sequence GTGGCGCGCATCCTCGTCATCGACGCGCACCCGGACCCCGATCCGGTGCGCTTCTGCCATGCGCTCGCCGATACCTATGCGGAGAGCGCCGCGGGCGCGGGCCATGCCGTCGAGCGGCTGGCGCTGTCGGGGCTCGACGTTCCCGTGCTGCGCACGCGCGCGGACTGGGAGGAGGGCGAGGCCTCTCCCGCCATCCGGGACGCGCAGGCGATGATCGCCCGCGCCGATCATCTGGTGATCCTGTTCCCGCTGTGGCTCGGCGACGTGCCCGCGCTGCTGAAGGCGTTCCTCGAGCAGGTGTTCCGGCCCGGCTTCGCGTTCCCCACCGGTCCGCGCAAACCGCACGGGGGCCTGCTGAAGGGCAAGTCCGCGCGCATCGTCGTGACGATGGGAATGCCCGCGCTGTTCTACCGCTGGGTGTACCGCGCCCACAGCCTCAAGAGCCTGCGCAGCAACATCCTGCGCTTCGTCGGCATCGGGCCGATCCGGGAGACCCTGGTCGGCAATGTCGAGGGCAATGCCGGGAACCGCACCGGGGCGCTGGCGCTGATGCGAAAGCTGGGCGCGGACGCCGCCTGA
- a CDS encoding phytase, translating into MKTLFTALPLVLLAACAAQEADLPQGTAARGDPAKAVPAAVETVVATDPAVDADDPALWADPRDPSRAVLFGTDKSDGLYVHDIDGEVRQFLPDGPLNNVDLRTGFTVEGKDYVLVTATERENFTLIAYLFDPDTLETRRYGVLPLDMGEPYGYCMGKLGGDFYLIPNNKAGEIRALRLANGAPLSEAKHAYSFKVGSQPEGCVVDDETGRLYLGEEDVAIWRFDLKPGASAEGIKVAAVDGERLTADVEGISILRDRGAKYLIASSQGDATYPVWRIEGDGYTYKGRFAVEGGTIDNVTGTDGLDAWSGPIGPFPEGAIAMHDTDDGGGQQNFKIVDWREVRRALSLP; encoded by the coding sequence ATGAAGACGCTTTTCACCGCCCTTCCGCTCGTCCTGCTCGCCGCCTGCGCCGCGCAGGAGGCCGACCTGCCGCAGGGCACCGCCGCGCGCGGCGACCCTGCGAAGGCGGTGCCCGCGGCGGTGGAGACGGTCGTCGCCACCGATCCCGCCGTCGATGCCGACGATCCCGCGCTCTGGGCCGATCCGCGCGATCCGTCGCGCGCTGTGCTCTTCGGCACGGACAAGAGCGATGGCCTTTATGTTCACGATATAGACGGCGAGGTTCGCCAGTTCCTTCCGGACGGTCCGCTCAACAACGTCGACCTCCGCACCGGCTTCACGGTGGAGGGCAAGGACTATGTCCTCGTCACCGCGACCGAACGTGAGAACTTCACGCTCATTGCGTACCTCTTCGATCCGGACACGCTGGAGACGCGGCGCTACGGCGTGCTGCCGCTCGATATGGGTGAACCCTACGGCTATTGCATGGGGAAGCTCGGCGGCGATTTCTACCTGATCCCCAACAACAAGGCGGGCGAGATCCGCGCGCTGCGCCTTGCGAACGGCGCGCCGCTTTCCGAGGCGAAACACGCCTACAGCTTCAAGGTCGGCAGCCAGCCCGAGGGCTGCGTCGTCGATGACGAGACCGGACGGCTTTATCTGGGCGAGGAGGACGTCGCGATCTGGCGCTTCGACCTGAAGCCGGGCGCGAGCGCCGAGGGCATCAAGGTCGCCGCCGTGGACGGCGAGCGCCTCACCGCCGATGTCGAGGGCATCTCGATCCTGCGCGATCGCGGCGCGAAATACCTGATCGCCTCCAGCCAGGGCGACGCCACCTACCCCGTCTGGCGGATCGAGGGCGACGGCTACACCTACAAGGGCCGCTTCGCCGTGGAAGGCGGCACGATCGACAACGTGACCGGCACCGACGGCCTCGACGCGTGGAGCGGCCCGATCGGTCCCTTCCCCGAAGGCGCCATCGCGATGCACGACACCGACGACGGCGGCGGGCAGCAGAACTTCAAGATCGTCGACTGGCGCGAGGTGCGCCGGGCGCTGTCGCTACCCTGA
- a CDS encoding serine hydrolase domain-containing protein yields MTLPPPIDWREAGLGIDADIPEDRRVTGANWRTWPFNRWAFQHTRRLVPSVPLAGADRPAPLPERPAGLSALRFAGENGEALDWETYVASTYTDAMIVLHRGVIVYETYRNGMTAATPHHLFSVTKSIVGLLAETLIAGGAVAADLATVEAVPELGASAFAGTTLRQLLDMTDGIGFDEDYANLDSDVHRYSASYWMPDVAKGGTLPALAALTRREAAPGTAFRYRTPIADAAAWVLRRATGRSLARLVAEHVWKPAGCGDPAHFLLDTGGHEIAGSGLNATARDLARLARFLMAGGPVAEALIAGGDRALFAAGAANMRPDHSYRGFWWVDHAPPPALMAMGVYGQRLHIEPESDLAIIRLASTPLPSNIASEPLHARAFAALRARLG; encoded by the coding sequence ATGACGCTGCCGCCGCCGATCGACTGGCGCGAGGCCGGGCTCGGCATCGACGCGGATATTCCCGAGGACCGCCGCGTGACCGGCGCCAACTGGCGGACGTGGCCGTTCAACCGCTGGGCGTTCCAGCACACGCGGCGGCTGGTGCCGTCCGTGCCGCTCGCGGGCGCGGACAGGCCGGCGCCGCTTCCCGAACGGCCGGCCGGTCTCTCGGCGCTGCGCTTCGCGGGCGAGAACGGCGAAGCGCTGGACTGGGAGACCTATGTCGCATCCACCTACACGGATGCGATGATCGTGCTGCACCGGGGCGTTATCGTTTACGAGACCTACCGCAACGGCATGACGGCAGCGACGCCCCACCACCTGTTCTCCGTCACCAAGTCCATCGTCGGGCTGCTTGCGGAAACGCTGATCGCAGGCGGCGCGGTCGCGGCGGACCTCGCTACCGTCGAGGCGGTGCCGGAACTCGGCGCAAGCGCCTTCGCGGGCACGACGCTGCGCCAGCTCCTCGACATGACCGACGGCATCGGCTTCGACGAGGACTACGCCAACCTCGATTCCGACGTGCACCGCTATTCGGCGAGCTACTGGATGCCGGACGTGGCAAAGGGCGGCACGCTGCCCGCGCTTGCGGCGCTCACCCGCCGCGAGGCCGCGCCGGGCACCGCCTTCCGCTACCGCACGCCGATCGCGGACGCCGCCGCATGGGTGCTGCGCCGCGCGACCGGGCGTTCGCTCGCGCGCCTTGTCGCGGAGCATGTGTGGAAACCCGCGGGCTGCGGCGACCCCGCGCACTTCCTCCTCGACACCGGCGGCCACGAGATCGCCGGATCGGGCCTCAACGCCACGGCGCGCGACCTCGCCCGGCTGGCGCGCTTCCTGATGGCGGGCGGCCCGGTTGCGGAGGCGCTGATCGCCGGCGGCGACCGCGCGCTGTTCGCGGCCGGCGCGGCGAACATGCGGCCCGATCATTCCTATCGCGGCTTCTGGTGGGTGGACCACGCGCCGCCGCCCGCGCTGATGGCGATGGGCGTCTACGGCCAGCGCCTGCACATCGAGCCGGAAAGCGATCTCGCCATCATCCGCCTCGCCTCGACGCCGCTTCCTTCCAACATCGCCAGCGAGCCGCTGCACGCGCGCGCCTTCGCGGCGCTGCGCGCCCGGCTCGGCTGA
- a CDS encoding metalloregulator ArsR/SmtB family transcription factor, whose product MNEVFDALAHPIRRQVLEMLKTGGKSAGELADAFPVSKPTMSAHFAKLKSAGLIQGESRGGGIVYTLNLSAVEEVVMAFMGRLGVGEAGKGTAECASTH is encoded by the coding sequence GTGAACGAGGTTTTCGACGCGCTGGCGCATCCGATCCGCAGGCAGGTGCTCGAGATGCTGAAGACGGGCGGCAAGTCCGCCGGGGAGCTTGCCGATGCGTTTCCAGTGTCGAAGCCCACGATGTCCGCGCACTTCGCGAAGCTGAAATCGGCGGGGCTCATTCAGGGCGAAAGCCGCGGCGGCGGCATCGTCTACACGCTCAACCTGTCGGCGGTGGAAGAGGTCGTGATGGCCTTCATGGGCCGGCTCGGTGTCGGGGAAGCAGGGAAAGGAACGGCGGAATGCGCGAGCACGCACTGA
- a CDS encoding glucan biosynthesis protein, with protein MNPDRNARWSRREAMAGLAAFGLLPALPALAAPRLGRAEAFSWEGLKRQAMALSGRPFVPLARVEAAAAVDYDALNAVRYRDSAALWPDRPGQSVRLFPLGKYAREPIAIHVVEAGRARALRYSPDLYEMPEDSPARALTTENGGFAGFRVMNPGDIGDWLAFQGASYFRTAGPLHQYGLSARGLAIDTGLSTPEEFPVFRAFWLEPGEDAFTVYALLDGPRVAGAYRFVNRVLKDEMVQEVTLSIRLRADVERLGFAPMTSMYWYGETEPGPRRDWRPEIHDSDGLLIANGAGERLWRPLVNPPRTALNTFLDRNPRGFGLFQRDRNYDNYEDDGVFYHKRPSLWAEPVGDWGEGTVDLVEIPTRGETDDNIVAFWQPKAPARAGARYDMAYRLRWLGGEPDASPLARVIGTYRGLGGRPGHPAQEDVVKLVVDFEGEGLKGRAHGDVTADVSVTNGEILMQAAYPVAGRPTRWRLMIDVAPRNGAETDLRGALVCCGAQLTETWLYQIPAMGN; from the coding sequence ATGAACCCTGATCGAAACGCACGCTGGTCGCGGCGCGAAGCAATGGCGGGCCTCGCCGCGTTCGGCCTGCTGCCCGCGCTTCCTGCGCTCGCCGCGCCCCGCCTCGGCCGTGCCGAAGCCTTCTCGTGGGAGGGGCTGAAACGGCAGGCGATGGCGCTGTCCGGGCGGCCGTTCGTGCCGCTTGCCCGCGTCGAGGCGGCCGCGGCGGTCGACTACGACGCGCTGAACGCCGTCCGCTACCGCGATTCCGCGGCGCTCTGGCCGGATCGGCCGGGGCAATCGGTGCGCCTGTTCCCGCTCGGGAAATATGCGCGCGAGCCCATCGCGATCCACGTCGTCGAGGCAGGACGCGCACGCGCGCTTCGCTATTCGCCCGATCTCTACGAGATGCCGGAGGACAGCCCGGCGCGCGCGCTGACGACGGAGAACGGCGGTTTCGCGGGCTTCCGCGTCATGAACCCCGGCGACATCGGCGACTGGCTCGCCTTTCAGGGCGCGTCCTATTTCCGCACCGCGGGCCCGCTTCATCAATACGGCCTCTCCGCGCGCGGCCTCGCCATCGACACGGGGCTTTCGACACCGGAGGAATTCCCGGTGTTCCGCGCCTTCTGGCTGGAGCCGGGCGAGGACGCCTTCACCGTCTACGCGCTTCTCGACGGGCCGCGCGTCGCGGGCGCCTACCGCTTCGTGAACCGCGTCCTCAAGGACGAGATGGTGCAGGAGGTGACGCTCTCCATTCGCCTGCGCGCCGATGTCGAACGCCTCGGCTTCGCGCCGATGACGAGCATGTACTGGTACGGTGAGACCGAGCCCGGCCCGCGCCGCGACTGGCGGCCGGAAATCCATGATTCCGACGGGCTTCTCATCGCCAACGGCGCGGGCGAGCGGCTGTGGCGGCCGCTCGTCAACCCGCCCCGCACCGCGCTCAATACCTTCCTAGACCGCAATCCGCGCGGTTTCGGCCTGTTCCAGCGCGACCGGAATTACGACAATTACGAGGACGACGGCGTCTTCTACCACAAGCGCCCCTCGCTCTGGGCCGAGCCGGTCGGCGACTGGGGCGAGGGCACCGTCGATCTCGTCGAGATCCCGACGAGAGGAGAGACGGACGACAATATCGTCGCCTTCTGGCAGCCGAAGGCCCCGGCGCGCGCGGGCGCGCGCTACGACATGGCCTATCGCCTGCGCTGGCTCGGCGGCGAGCCGGACGCATCGCCGCTCGCGCGCGTCATCGGCACCTATCGCGGCCTCGGCGGGCGCCCCGGCCATCCCGCGCAGGAGGATGTCGTCAAGCTCGTCGTCGATTTCGAAGGCGAAGGGCTGAAGGGCCGCGCGCACGGCGATGTCACGGCCGACGTTTCGGTCACGAACGGCGAGATCCTGATGCAGGCCGCCTATCCGGTCGCCGGTCGCCCGACTCGCTGGCGGCTGATGATCGACGTCGCGCCTCGAAACGGCGCCGAAACGGACCTTCGGGGGGCGCTCGTCTGCTGCGGCGCACAACTCACCGAAACGTGGCTATATCAAATACCTGCAATGGGGAACTGA
- the mdoH gene encoding glucans biosynthesis glucosyltransferase MdoH: MRHEVLLAEGASGGYDAVSFEILHRRTDSLPPEAPLAMPLQDWRACAPAPLRSETAPRGIALRRFLLILATLLIALAGGAEMARAAAPGGFALGELLLIALFVPLFAWIGFGFLTALAGFVRLLRKARDFDLVDEAVPEGRTAVLVPVYNEDVAAVFGRIRAMACSLAREGRARDFDIFVLSDSSPENGRAEYAAFLSLRPTLAPRLFYRRREKNIERKPGNIADWVRRFGGAYDYMLVLDADSLMDGRTMARMAATMDRNPGVGLIQTVPDVINARTLFARWQQFSGRLYGPVATAGMIWWSGSEATFWGHNAILRTHAFAESCGLAALPGAAPFGGAIMSHDMVEAALLRRRGWAVHMVAAPGSTEEFPPSIVDFAKRDRRWCQGNLQHLRILGSAGFHWVNRLQLLMGGSAYLTSPLWLLLIVAGVVHHVTLGAGGAAAPSPWLLGVTLALLFGPKLLGLAWTLVDRRRRAALGAVRRIAAGILVDVPLSALVAPLMMLTQTLNLADILMGRSSGWSPQRRETDGIAPGEALRHYRPHLLLGAAMLAFAALGAGSSLWLLPVAAGLVLSPWIEMATARQSALPGLFGVADRPVQAVAAGAASGPVPFRAPPSALAA, translated from the coding sequence ATGCGACATGAAGTTCTGCTGGCTGAGGGCGCGTCCGGTGGCTACGACGCGGTCTCCTTCGAAATCCTCCATCGGCGCACGGACAGCCTTCCGCCCGAGGCGCCGCTTGCCATGCCGCTGCAGGACTGGCGCGCGTGCGCGCCTGCGCCGCTGCGCTCCGAAACCGCGCCGCGCGGCATTGCGCTGCGCCGTTTCCTGCTGATCCTCGCGACGCTGCTCATCGCGCTCGCGGGCGGCGCCGAAATGGCGCGCGCCGCCGCGCCCGGCGGCTTCGCGCTGGGCGAGCTGCTGCTCATCGCGCTGTTCGTGCCGCTCTTCGCGTGGATCGGCTTCGGCTTCCTCACCGCGCTCGCCGGCTTCGTTCGCCTGCTTCGCAAGGCGCGCGATTTCGATCTCGTCGACGAGGCCGTGCCGGAAGGGCGCACCGCCGTCCTCGTCCCCGTCTACAACGAGGACGTCGCCGCCGTGTTCGGCCGCATCCGCGCGATGGCCTGCTCGCTCGCACGCGAGGGCCGCGCGCGCGATTTCGACATCTTCGTGCTGAGCGATTCGAGCCCCGAGAACGGCCGCGCGGAGTACGCTGCCTTCCTGTCGCTCAGGCCCACGCTCGCCCCCCGCCTCTTCTATCGCCGCCGCGAAAAGAACATCGAGCGCAAGCCCGGCAACATCGCCGACTGGGTGCGCCGCTTCGGCGGCGCCTACGACTACATGCTCGTGCTCGACGCCGACAGCCTGATGGACGGCCGCACGATGGCGCGCATGGCCGCCACGATGGACCGGAACCCCGGCGTCGGCCTTATCCAGACGGTGCCGGACGTCATCAATGCCCGCACGCTCTTCGCGCGCTGGCAGCAGTTCTCCGGCCGCCTCTACGGGCCGGTGGCGACGGCGGGCATGATCTGGTGGTCGGGCAGCGAGGCGACCTTCTGGGGCCACAACGCGATTCTGCGCACGCACGCCTTCGCCGAAAGCTGCGGCCTTGCCGCGCTTCCCGGCGCCGCGCCCTTCGGCGGGGCGATCATGAGCCACGACATGGTGGAGGCGGCGCTGCTCCGCCGCCGCGGCTGGGCGGTGCACATGGTCGCCGCGCCGGGCAGCACGGAGGAGTTCCCGCCCAGCATCGTCGATTTCGCGAAGCGCGACCGCCGCTGGTGCCAGGGCAATCTCCAGCATCTCCGGATTCTCGGCAGCGCGGGGTTCCACTGGGTGAACCGGCTCCAGCTGCTGATGGGCGGCTCGGCCTACCTCACCTCGCCCTTGTGGCTGCTGCTCATCGTCGCGGGCGTCGTGCACCACGTCACGCTCGGCGCGGGAGGCGCCGCCGCGCCCTCGCCGTGGCTGCTCGGCGTCACGCTGGCGCTGCTGTTCGGTCCGAAGCTGCTCGGGCTCGCCTGGACGCTGGTGGACCGCCGCCGCCGCGCCGCGCTCGGCGCCGTGCGGCGGATCGCGGCGGGCATCCTCGTCGACGTGCCGCTCTCGGCGCTCGTCGCGCCCCTGATGATGCTCACGCAGACGCTGAACCTCGCCGACATCCTGATGGGCCGCAGCAGCGGCTGGTCGCCGCAGCGCCGCGAGACGGACGGCATCGCGCCCGGCGAGGCGCTGCGCCACTATCGCCCGCACCTGCTGCTCGGCGCTGCCATGCTGGCGTTCGCGGCGCTCGGCGCGGGATCGTCGCTGTGGCTGCTGCCGGTCGCCGCCGGTCTCGTGCTCAGCCCGTGGATCGAGATGGCGACGGCGCGGCAATCCGCGCTGCCGGGTCTGTTCGGTGTCGCGGACAGGCCGGTGCAGGCGGTCGCGGCCGGGGCCGCTAGCGGGCCCGTTCCGTTTCGCGCTCCGCCATCGGCCTTGGCCGCGTGA
- a CDS encoding SdpI family protein gives MREHALIVMSWVTVAFLAAIATIALALLPEGTRLPVHWNLAGEADRHAGAAFALFTPVAMCAGLSLLFAVLPRIEPLQNRMEGSAALYRVTWIALLAVMVMVQLLVAAPAFGWAIPMTLPFVAVGLLLIVIGNVLPKSRPGFFVGIRTPWALLDTDNWIATHRLGAWTMMAGGAALLLVGLLPLTPAARGALVVGALLVSTVPPVFYSWLLWHRRTGR, from the coding sequence ATGCGCGAGCACGCACTGATCGTCATGTCATGGGTCACGGTGGCGTTTCTGGCCGCAATCGCGACGATCGCGCTCGCGCTGCTGCCGGAAGGCACGCGGCTTCCCGTGCACTGGAACCTTGCGGGAGAAGCGGACCGCCATGCCGGCGCCGCCTTCGCGCTGTTCACGCCCGTGGCGATGTGCGCCGGGCTGTCGCTGCTTTTCGCGGTCCTGCCGCGCATCGAGCCGCTTCAGAACCGCATGGAGGGCAGCGCGGCGCTGTACCGCGTGACGTGGATCGCCCTGCTGGCCGTCATGGTCATGGTCCAGCTTCTGGTCGCGGCCCCCGCTTTCGGCTGGGCGATTCCGATGACGCTGCCGTTCGTGGCCGTCGGCCTGCTGCTCATCGTCATCGGCAACGTGCTGCCGAAATCGCGCCCCGGCTTCTTCGTCGGCATCCGCACGCCGTGGGCGCTGCTCGACACCGACAACTGGATCGCTACGCACCGTCTCGGCGCATGGACCATGATGGCGGGCGGCGCGGCGCTGCTGCTCGTCGGCCTGCTGCCGCTCACGCCCGCCGCGCGCGGTGCGCTCGTCGTCGGCGCCCTGCTCGTCAGCACGGTCCCGCCCGTCTTCTACTCCTGGCTGCTCTGGCACCGCCGCACGGGGCGCTGA
- a CDS encoding GNAT family N-acetyltransferase produces the protein MRLIENTARDISLSIRLADSEADVRAAQALRYQVFFRDMGAVPGGAAAGLDVDPYDRFCDHLLVEETGADGARVVGTYRLLRQSVAARHGGFYSASEYDLVPLEAHAARHGGELLELGRSCVAPEYRDTATIQLLWRGIGDYLMQRRIGHMFGCASFPGTDPDAHAAALAYLHHNHLAPQDRRVSAHVRHFTDMARLPIGGYDPKAAWRALPPLIKGYLRVGAMVGSGAFIDRQFNTVDVFMMMPVDAIAARYAKRFGAAA, from the coding sequence ATGCGTCTCATCGAAAACACGGCCCGCGACATATCCTTGAGCATCCGGCTTGCAGACAGCGAGGCCGACGTGCGCGCCGCGCAGGCGCTGCGCTATCAGGTCTTCTTCCGCGACATGGGCGCAGTGCCGGGCGGCGCGGCGGCGGGCCTTGACGTCGATCCCTACGACCGGTTCTGCGACCACCTGCTCGTCGAGGAGACCGGCGCGGACGGCGCGCGCGTCGTCGGCACCTACCGGCTGCTCCGCCAGAGCGTCGCGGCACGGCACGGCGGCTTCTACAGCGCCTCCGAATACGACCTCGTCCCGCTCGAGGCGCACGCGGCGCGGCACGGCGGCGAGCTCCTGGAGCTCGGACGCTCGTGCGTCGCGCCGGAATACCGCGACACGGCGACCATTCAGCTGCTCTGGCGCGGCATCGGCGATTACCTGATGCAGCGTCGCATCGGCCACATGTTCGGCTGCGCGAGCTTCCCCGGCACCGACCCGGACGCACACGCCGCCGCGCTCGCCTATCTCCACCACAACCACCTCGCCCCGCAGGACCGGCGCGTGAGCGCCCACGTCCGCCACTTCACCGACATGGCGCGCCTGCCGATCGGCGGCTACGACCCCAAGGCGGCGTGGCGCGCGCTGCCGCCGCTCATCAAGGGCTACCTGCGCGTCGGCGCGATGGTGGGCAGCGGCGCCTTCATCGACCGGCAGTTCAACACCGTCGACGTGTTCATGATGATGCCGGTGGACGCCATCGCGGCGCGCTATGCGAAACGGTTCGGCGCAGCGGCATAA